The Oncorhynchus clarkii lewisi isolate Uvic-CL-2024 chromosome 31, UVic_Ocla_1.0, whole genome shotgun sequence genome includes the window tttaccatattaatgacctaaggctcgtatttctgtgtgcttattatattataattaagtctgtttgatatttgatagaatagtctgactgagcggtggtaggcagcagcaggctcgtaaacattcattcaaactttactgcgtttgccagcagctcttagcaatgcttgaagcacagcgctgtttgacttcaagcctatcaactcctgagattaggatggcaatactaaagtgcctattagaacatccaatcgtcaagggtatatgaaatacaaatggtatagagagaaatagttgacgcgtcataattcctataataacttcaatctaaaacttcttaactgggaatattgaaccaccagttttcatatgttctgagcaaggaatttaacatgagcttttttacatggcacatattacaattttactttcttctccaacactgtatttttgcattatttaaaccaaattgagcatgtttcattatttatttgggactaaatagattttatttaagcattatattaagttaaagtgttcattcagtattgttgtaaatgtcattattacatatatgtatatatatatatatatatatatatacatacacatacatatgtaATAataacatttttatatatatatatatattaaaattgGCCAATtgatcggtatcagctttttttggtcctccaataatcggtattggcgttgaaaaatcataaccgGTCAACCTCtggttctggctcgtggtggcccaacgccacAGGAGGTTGCTGAGTGGAGGGCGGCTaaaaataatggctggaatggagtgaatgtgCTTTATAGTTCCATTCCATTCATTACTATgcacccgtcctccccaattaaggcgaCACCAGCCACCTGTGCCCAATGccctattaaaggcccagtgcagtcaaaattgtGATTGACCTGTGTTTTATATTTCCACGctttgaggttggaataatactgtgaaaatgagaatgcccttttagtgtagtGTAAGAACTGTTTGACCAGGTAAATTAGTTGATAGACCGATAAGAGTtgtctgccaataacagctagttttcaattttcccctcccactcagaccactcccagcaGAATTCTTGCTTGAGGAATTGCTCTAAGTtgctatttgtttatttttgaccattttcatTCCAAACATTCACAGTAAGGTTGtaaaattgttacccagaaattatttgagagataaaaaaaaaggctgcattgggcctttaaaacactatgttggtgtttcctttatcttGGCATTTACCTGAATGTAAGTGATTGAATGTTGATAAACACCCTGAAACATTTAAAGAAATGAACCCCATAAATGGTCAGCTAAACACTGCAGTTCTTATTATGTACACCATCATATTGTTAAGCAATCCTCCCCTCCCAAAATGAAAGAGAAAATTGGTTCCGGTTGTCAAAATATAATTCTTTATTTCATCACAGGATTTGATGTAACAGTTTCTTGAACATGGATTTAACTGGTAAAGGCAGATGGTGTTTTCCGGTGTCTGTGTTTATGCTGCTTCCTCCCCTGTTGCCCCATCAAATATTTTAGGTTTGTTGGGATTATTTCTGACCAGCCAATCTGCCAACCAAGTCTTCGGGGGGAAAACCCCCCCACAAATAACTGAATTAGTTGATTCAGATGAAAAAAAGCAAATGTAACGTGTACTAAATGTTCATATTTGAATGCCCACATTTCTCATTCCACCCTGATACTTACAAAGGGGTCGACAGGCTTCTGTTTGCAGAGCTCAGTGAGTCCGCTGAGCAGCGTGGGGCTCACAAACCTGCCCAGGTagtctttggctgcctctcccaTGGGGATGGGCTCGATCACAGCTggacaaagagagggagggaccgACACACGGGTGTATCAGAGAGGAAATCAAAAGGGTATAACACACACTGAGCAGAGAGGAAACCCCCTCCAACTTCTATTTAACTgttgtactgtctgtgtgtgtgtatgacactCCATGCACTATAACTCAGGTTGTCATTGTCAATGTAAGAACTTGTATTAAATGGATTACCTTCGATAAAATAAAAGTAATCACAGGTGCTGAAGAAAAGTAAatattcaatgtgtgtgtgtgtttaactcacaGTTGGGAAACATGAACTTGATCTCTCTCTCGGCTGAGGAGAACGAGTCGCTGCCGTGCACTGCATTCCTCAGGTCAGAGGTGCCGTACTTGGCTCGCAGACTTGGGGAGAGATACAAGATGCACATGTTAGCTTACAGTAAAAGTGCTGAGTCATACAGGGAACACATACAGTATTGATCGAGCACATGTACAATCACTCTGTACTGGTATGCATATATGCAGTCGGTAGGCATTAGTAATAAAATAACTAGGCCTACCGGTATTTGAACTGGATGGACAACATTTttaagagcattggaccagtaaccaaaaggttgctggtttgaatcccagagcagaCTAGATGGAAAATCTGtcactgtgcccttgagcaatgcaGCTACTTGCAGCTCTGACCGATCTGTACAATCCtcttcctcctgactgactgaccattCTGGGTGAGTCTCCC containing:
- the LOC139390534 gene encoding nucleoside diphosphate kinase homolog 5 isoform X2, whose amino-acid sequence is MHSPRIYVERTLALIKPDAIHQAEEIEDIILRSGFTILQKRKLQLSPEQCSDFYAEQYGKLFFPSLTAFMSSGPIIALALARDQAIAHWKTIIGPVNCTKARETHPECLRAKYGTSDLRNAVHGSDSFSSAEREIKFMFPNSVIEPIPMGEAAKDYLGRFVSPTLLSGLTELCKQKPVDPFTWLADWLVRNNPNKPKIFDGATGEEAA